The segment tttatacataCAATACAAATCAAGATCAAGTGCTCTTATGCAATGATGCAGTGctttcatatatatttatttatttatttatttattgtcaccCAGGCTGTAATTTGTAATATCATACTGGCATCCAGTACATTTTAGCTGAGGAAGTACAAAAGATGAGCATTCAGTGAGCACGGATTAGTCATTACAGCACTTTCCTAGCCTGAGTAGTCAGTGATATCATCGTAGATGACATCATGGAGGTGTTGGTGCTGAAGGAGGCAGCGCTGGACGGTCTGGAGCACTGCTGCTAGACGGCGGTCTAAAGCGGAAAGGTGAGGTTCGGTGAGGAGGGGAGCCACGGCTGCCAGAGgatcctgagagagagacgCCCGCATGACATCACTCAAACGGTACTGAGGGGAGGAGAGCAGACGCAGGCGAAGCAGCGTGGAACGGCGGATTCTGGGACAGAAACAGggaattaataataacaacacgtTTCCGCTGGTCAGCGGAGTATACCAGTTATTCATCTGTAACCAGAACGGTTTGCATTACtcaaaaaatggaaagaatacaGCAACACCGCGATTCCGCCTAGCAAAGACCAAGAACCACCGAGAGGCTCAATCAatatgatgctaccaccaccaggCTTCACTctgaggatggtgttctcagCCTGTTGGGTTTCTGGCACAACCTAGTTTTTTGGGCTTAGGCCGAAAAGTCCGATTTTTGTCATCGTGCGAGTCCGTGGaggtggatgcaaatgcagaacttCATTTattacacagacacagggaACAGACTCAGAGAAACAGACCCGGGAAACAACCACGAGGAAAACGCACTAGGAACCGTCATTATCAGCAGCTAAAAAAAATGAACCCTAAGAAAAATTGCTAAATAATCAAAATTCAGTGCATAAAAACAATATCGAATATGAAAGGACCAAGCACAAACATGACCTGACTAGAGTTAATGCTCCAGCCACTCATGGATGCTCTGTCACGGCCCCCAGGGACCATCTttggccactagagggcaccctGTCTgcctttgcaaaaaaaaaaaatttctgttgTCTCCTTCCACTTCGTGTCTTAATCATTCTCATGTGCTTTCATTTTCCTGATTGCCTATTTTAACTCCTCCGTTGCTGGAGCATTGATTCAAATCAGGTCATGGTTGCGTCTGTGCGTTCATTGGATTGTCTGGTGCTTTCAAGGTGTTGTCTGGTGTTTTCATGGTGTTGTCAGGTGCGTTCGTGGTGTTGTCTGGTGCTTTCATGGTGTTGTCTGGTGCTTTCATGGTTGCGTCTGGTGCTTTCATGGTGTTGTCTGGTGTTTTCATGGTTGCGTCTGGTGCTTTCATGGTGTTGTCTGGTGTTTTCATGGTGGTTATTGTTTTCATGCACTCTTTTGATTATTTAGCACTTTTTCTTAGggtttctttaattttttttagttcctATGTTTCTGATAATGCCGGTTCCAAGTGCATCTTCCTCGTGGTTGTTTCCTGAGCCTGTTCCTTGTGTTTATGAAATAACGGaagttctgcatttgcatccgccTCCATGGACTCGCATCATGACAaattttggtttcatcagaGCAAAGAACCTTTTCCCACATGCTTGCTGAGTCTTCTAGCAAGCCTGGATTTGTTGAGTGACCAGCTTCTCCCAGCTCAGCTGTAgatctctccagctccttcagagtTACTCTAGGCCTCTTGGTGGCTTCTCTATTGAATGActctctctgtttattattaatggaTTTAACGCATGTGCTAGAGACAATGTTATCTAATAACCAATTATCAGCTCATCCTCCCTCCTGAGTGATCATGATTTTACCTGCAGCACTGCACGAGAGGAGTGAGTATCGATGGTTCATCCTTAGAGTGACGACCAAACCTTTTGgcatataaacatacacacacgtacagagAATACCACATAAGCCAACATAAAAGTATATACGACATGCCGTATAACCCGATATGTGTTTAAGATGCTGTTGTGAGCATCTAAATACTCACGCTCTTCCATTATCTAAATGTAGAAGGAAGGTGTTGTTGCCAAAAATTTCAAATGTTTCATAGTGGTGTCTGTCCATATTACCTACAATTCCATAACATAGAAGAGAATTAGGAAACTGgattaatcataataatcaacTACGATTAATGGAAACCTCGTCGGGAAGTAATAATTCTCTAGTGTAATTTGATCCAACGGGCAGGCCCTTACTTTGCAGAAAGTCCAAAATGGTCATATCGATGAGATCCACCAATCGGGTGCCTCGGTCATAGGGCGGAGTCTTTTTCACGGCGTCGCAGTATCCTGGGGTTTTCTCCCACCTGCAACACATTTCAGGCCGCgtcattattatttaatcacTCGATAATATGTTAATCACTTTGGTGTGTTGTAccgtgcttgttctaatacgttattgtttctatagtaacagcaaaCGCAGGGACTTGTGTACCCACAGAGCGAGCTTGCTGCGGCTGTATGAGCGCCTCCACGGGTTTCTCCAGGAGCGGCGAGGTGCGAGGGCAAGGTCAGGCAACATGGCTGCTACAGATCCCTCGAGAGCACGGGGCCGGCCGCACACCGCATGCTCCGTGGAACAATAGTACGAGCACTGGCCGTAAAAGCACACATTTCCCACTGACACACATACAGATGCAAGACATAAGGACCACAGAAGACCTGACACAACagtcattaaacacacacatgttctgCGTGTAGACCAAACCTGGAGAACTGAAGAAGGTCTTGGCCAGTTTGTGGTCAGTGGTGATGTCTTTAATTTCCTTAATTACATCAACCAGTCTTCCGACAACCGGAGGTACATGCCGGAAACCCAGAATCCTTAAGGAGAGAGAAGGCAGCGGGAGCAAGAGACAGGAAGATGAAGCAATGGCGTGAATATGTTTTGATCTGATAACGTTCACACCGTGAAAACAGCAGCGTCTCTGCGCGTACCTGTCTAGGTGAAAGGCTGCGATTTCGGCATTGTGCCTCTCAAAGTCCGAGAAATAGTACAGGTTCACGTTAGTCTCGTCGTACCTCTCCTGCCTGTAACAAACATAGAATGGGTTCGATAACACGCGGATGTTTAACGTAGGATGATCTCGGTTTCTGTTAGTATTTTCAAAAATTGTTTTGAGTATAATATAATAGGGTTTGAAAAGGGTGCCACTATAGCTACCTTCAGTGACACCAAAGCGAGCTCTAATCATAAAGTCGTGAGTTGAACTTTTAAGTGTTTTGTTGTAAATCTACATGAATTCCTGCGCTAAAATTTTTTAATAGGATTAAAAGGCTCTGCATATTCATAACTATGAAGCTATTTAGACTTGTTATGGTGTTGGAGGGATTACATCAGGCTGAGGAAATGCTACAGAAATGGACACTGATAGCAGatcaaaatgatttttaaaaagaggggGGCAGtcgtggcttggtggttaaggctttgggttactgatcggaaggttggagcttaaagccccagcactgccaagctgccactgttgggcccttgagcaaggcccttaaccctctttgctccagggggcgctgtatcatggctgaccctgctcttaccccaacttcctgacatgctggggtatagaaaagaaaaggatTTCACCGTGCTTTAATGTacatgtgataaataaagacattaCCATTATCCAAAatgggtagagagagagagcacaaggtGAATTAGAACGTACATACTgaagatactgtatatgacaaTAGGTGAGTGtgactgtgtatgtgtaaaCTGTAATCACCAGCTTGACTCACTTCATGGGCTTGAAGAGCGCCTCTCCATAGTTAGAAAACGTCATCACCAACTTCAGCTGTGTTCCTCCGGTTTTCTGAACTGCAACGTGGCAAAACGTACAGGCTGTTACAAAGATTAcacgtttttattttaatcattagAATTTGAATTTCAGCGAAACAGAAAGGTGGATGTGTAGAGACCAATCTTCCACACTAGAGGGCACCCCgatctcactctgtgtgtgggTGACTTGTCTTGACTGCGCAACAGTACGTTCCTGATTAAAGATTAGGTTTCGGATCGGAAGTTGGGATTGGAATCGGTTACCTGCGCTGACGATGCGGTGCATTGAGAGCTGTTCCACAAGAACAGGCAGGTTGGTGTCTCGGTGTGGATACAGCTGCCACCGGGAGATGCCGAGGTGGAACCGAAGCCAGGGAGGGTGGGTATCTGTACTGCTGTTCCACTGGACAGGTTCATAGCCGTCCTTGCTGTTACTTAACCTGAATGGGAGGGTCAGAAGTATAAAGAAAACTGGACTGAGCAAGGCGACATATTTCCGTCCATTctctgtaccgcttattctacacggggtcacagggaacctggagcatatccaAGGGAACATGATGcatgaggtgggggacaccctggacagggtgtgcccaatcacgcacacacagacacactatggacaatttggaaatgccaatcagcctgcaacacatgtccttggactggcggaggaaaccggagtacccggaggaaacccctgaagcaaaGGAGAACGTACAAATTCCGTGCACACGCAAGGGCGGatgcaggaatcgaaccgccaaccccggaggtgcgagtcAAACGTACTAATCCACCGTACCCCGAAACATATTTCCAAATGCCTGATAATCAATTAACCGACCCCAGCGGTGCGAACATTGCTGCGAAAATTTTACCACAAAATCCATAGCGTATGTGAACGAACGTTTTTCAGATGTGCCCAAGCAACAGTGAGACGAAAGTCTGGTGAAATTACTACTTAATAATA is part of the Ictalurus punctatus breed USDA103 chromosome 27, Coco_2.0, whole genome shotgun sequence genome and harbors:
- the fam20cl gene encoding extracellular serine/threonine protein kinase FAM20C; this translates as MRVRQCRSLKGVCVMLVCVMLALHVLVILVTLSTFPSTCEPIQRSQTEPRNLTSANLTHSGSTSTARKRAADLAKLEALFSHALYSLHAPSSPDDDTLLRIRTQEEHSEEHSAQQWLSNSKDGYEPVQWNSSTDTHPPWLRFHLGISRWQLYPHRDTNLPVLVEQLSMHRIVSAVQKTGGTQLKLVMTFSNYGEALFKPMKQERYDETNVNLYYFSDFERHNAEIAAFHLDRILGFRHVPPVVGRLVDVIKEIKDITTDHKLAKTFFSSPVGNVCFYGQCSYYCSTEHAVCGRPRALEGSVAAMLPDLALAPRRSWRNPWRRSYSRSKLALWEKTPGYCDAVKKTPPYDRGTRLVDLIDMTILDFLQSNMDRHHYETFEIFGNNTFLLHLDNGRAFGRHSKDEPSILTPLVQCCRIRRSTLLRLRLLSSPQYRLSDVMRASLSQDPLAAVAPLLTEPHLSALDRRLAAVLQTVQRCLLQHQHLHDVIYDDITDYSG